In one Aromatoleum aromaticum EbN1 genomic region, the following are encoded:
- the ubiA gene encoding 4-hydroxybenzoate octaprenyltransferase yields MIAPATLSSRLPLYLRLMRLDKPIGILLLMWPTLWALWLAADGFPPLHLIVIFALGTVLMRSAGCVINDYADRDFDGHVERTRTRPLTTGAVTVREALLLAAGLSLVSFVLILPLDPLVRWLSLPALFLAASYPYTKRFLAIPQAYLGIAFGFGIPMGFAAVQGEVPAIAWLLLLANIFWAVAYDTEYAMVDRPDDLKIGIKTSAITFGRFDVAAVMLCYAVAFGLIAAVGIATGRGPWFFGGIAIAAAIAIYHYTLIRDRDRARCFRAFLHNNWVGAVLFVALVIDYVAFPAA; encoded by the coding sequence ATGATTGCCCCCGCCACGCTGTCCAGCCGGCTGCCGCTGTACCTGCGGCTGATGCGTCTCGACAAGCCGATCGGCATCCTGCTGCTGATGTGGCCGACGCTGTGGGCGTTGTGGCTCGCCGCCGACGGGTTTCCGCCGCTGCACCTGATCGTGATCTTCGCCCTCGGCACCGTGCTGATGCGTTCGGCCGGCTGCGTCATCAACGACTACGCCGACCGTGACTTCGACGGCCACGTCGAGCGCACGCGGACGCGGCCGCTGACGACCGGGGCGGTGACGGTCCGCGAAGCGCTGCTGCTCGCAGCCGGGCTGTCGCTGGTGTCGTTCGTGCTGATCCTGCCGCTCGATCCGCTGGTGCGGTGGTTGTCGCTGCCAGCGCTGTTCCTCGCCGCGAGCTACCCCTACACGAAGCGTTTCCTCGCGATTCCGCAAGCCTACCTCGGTATCGCGTTCGGTTTCGGCATCCCGATGGGGTTCGCCGCGGTGCAGGGCGAAGTGCCGGCGATCGCGTGGCTGCTGCTGCTCGCGAACATCTTCTGGGCGGTCGCGTACGACACCGAATACGCGATGGTGGACCGTCCCGATGATCTGAAAATCGGCATCAAGACTTCTGCAATCACGTTCGGCCGTTTCGACGTCGCCGCAGTGATGCTGTGCTATGCGGTCGCGTTCGGCCTGATCGCCGCCGTCGGCATCGCGACAGGGCGCGGGCCTTGGTTCTTTGGCGGGATCGCGATCGCCGCGGCGATCGCGATCTACCATTACACGCTGATCCGCGACCGCGACCGGGCGCGCTGCTTCAGGGCTTTCCTGCACAACAACTGGGTCGGCGCGGTGCTGTTCGTCGCGCTCGTCATCGACTACGTTGCGTTTCCCGCGGCCTGA
- a CDS encoding chorismate--pyruvate lyase family protein: MRIRPHSETWLKRPPRPRVPARLRPWLTDPGSLTARIRSRCSLFSVNVLAQRLAVPHPDEAALLGLRRGELAWLREVLLVADGVPVVFARSILPRHDVRGAWILFQGLGSRPLGAALFADPRIGRKPLACACLDRRDARYHRASAAAAPRRLPLALWARRSLFGLRGRTLLVSEVFLPTILELPT, encoded by the coding sequence ATGCGCATCCGACCTCACTCCGAAACCTGGCTCAAACGCCCGCCGCGCCCCCGGGTGCCCGCGCGGCTGCGCCCCTGGCTCACCGATCCGGGTTCGCTGACGGCGCGCATCCGCAGTCGCTGCAGCCTGTTTTCGGTCAACGTGCTCGCGCAGCGCCTCGCCGTCCCGCACCCTGACGAAGCCGCGCTGCTCGGGCTGCGCCGCGGCGAACTCGCGTGGCTGCGCGAAGTGCTGCTCGTCGCCGACGGCGTCCCGGTGGTGTTCGCGCGCAGCATCCTGCCGCGGCACGACGTGCGTGGAGCATGGATCCTGTTCCAGGGACTCGGCTCCCGTCCGCTCGGCGCCGCGTTGTTCGCCGACCCGCGCATCGGCCGCAAGCCGTTGGCCTGCGCCTGTCTCGACCGCCGGGACGCGCGCTATCATCGCGCTTCGGCTGCCGCCGCGCCGCGTCGCCTGCCGCTCGCGCTGTGGGCGCGCCGGTCGCTGTTCGGCCTGCGCGGCCGCACGCTGCTGGTCAGCGAAGTGTTTCTGCCCACGATTCTGGAGTTGCCGACATGA